The Flavobacterium sp. K5-23 genome segment AAAAGAGCAAATCAAATCAATTCTGAAATCAAAAAAGAATTGACTGAAAAATTAGAAGAATTTGCTACATATAATGACAGTCTTGAAGAAGTTTTTGAAAATAAAGAACAAATTGAAGTTTCAAAATTCTATGAAAAATTGCCTAAGCCTCACGCTTTAGCAGTTCAAGAATGGTTAGACGGTAAAATTTACCATAGAGATTCAAATAAATAATACTACGATGTCAGTTTTAAGCGGTAAGAAAATTTTACTTGGGGTTTCCGGTGGGATTGCCGCCTATAAAACGGCTGCATTAGTACGACTTTTTATAAAAGCAGGTGCACATGTCCAAGTGATAATGACACCTGCTTCTAAGGATTTTGTAACCCCTCTTACATTATCCACCCTTTCCAAAAACGCGGTGCATTCTTCTTTTTTTAATGAAGATGGAGAGAATGAGCAGTGGAATAACCACGTTGAATTAGGTCTTTGGGCTGATTTAATGCTAGTTGCCCCGGCTACGGCAAATACCATGTCAAAAATGGCCAATGGTACTTGCGACAATCTTTTGGTAGCAACTTATTTGTCTGCTAAATGTCCCGTGTATTTTGCTCCGGCAATGGATTTGGATATGTACAAACATCCTTCTACAATTTTAAGTTTTAACGCGCTTCAGCAATTTGGGAATACAATAATTCCTGCCGAAAGCGGTGAGCTTGCTAGTGGTCTTTCAGGTGAAGGTAGAATGGCTGAACCGGAAAACATCGTTGCTTTTATTGAAGCCGATTTAGAAAGCAAATTACCTTTAAAAGGAAAAAAAATACTAATTACGGCTGGTCCCACATACGAAGCTATAGATCCAGTACGTTTTATAGGAAATCATTCCTCTGGAAAAATGGGTTTTGATATTGCAAAAAGTGCTGCTAATTTAGGTGCTTCCGTAATATTAGTTTCAGGACCAACAAATTTTAA includes the following:
- a CDS encoding DNA-directed RNA polymerase subunit omega — encoded protein: MDLKKTNAPVNTITYNKTVIEEPTGNVYEAITIMAKRANQINSEIKKELTEKLEEFATYNDSLEEVFENKEQIEVSKFYEKLPKPHALAVQEWLDGKIYHRDSNK
- the coaBC gene encoding bifunctional phosphopantothenoylcysteine decarboxylase/phosphopantothenate--cysteine ligase CoaBC, whose product is MSVLSGKKILLGVSGGIAAYKTAALVRLFIKAGAHVQVIMTPASKDFVTPLTLSTLSKNAVHSSFFNEDGENEQWNNHVELGLWADLMLVAPATANTMSKMANGTCDNLLVATYLSAKCPVYFAPAMDLDMYKHPSTILSFNALQQFGNTIIPAESGELASGLSGEGRMAEPENIVAFIEADLESKLPLKGKKILITAGPTYEAIDPVRFIGNHSSGKMGFDIAKSAANLGASVILVSGPTNFKVNHSLIQVINVVSAQDMYEACHEYFDKVDVAIAAAAVADYRPKHVATQKIKKNEDSFNIELERTKDILASLGQIKKNQFLIGFALETENEIENAKLKIQKKNLDLIVLNSLQDSGAGFGKKTNKITFIDKNFNMEPMELKLKEAVADDILNKVIAHFYE